Proteins from one Sphaeramia orbicularis chromosome 17, fSphaOr1.1, whole genome shotgun sequence genomic window:
- the LOC115437631 gene encoding cyclic nucleotide-gated cation channel beta-1-like isoform X4, with the protein MEISSSPMLTDLERENLVSCHSQEMDGLHYPEAQKPVSDERETDEAAETESDRRNGEECDYLVFEIGEKNKRGEEEEVEDIGGRGEGEGDAEDIKEDVTEDIGEEKEEDDWRKEIEEHETKEDTEEETQGEDGGRAEDGYGDEEASSLSELLFMSDSVPAAEATLVTFDPPEQPAATMLQECWGQDLGNRDDLSDSHLSDCLQAELAVIYSDSDAGDDQWAAFPNQGGCETGGGGEGDEEERKEQEMGKEEQREEEMEESSIATDEEQMKSRRDLFLRSPSASSTASSTDPERRVPADFSVQQENLSENVSTEHVDFILARQQWKKMEAEVKGQPIPKPGLKAQGSFRGTHSSLYPPTRSPRIKHRWEIQPPVPREPPLSSTLSPGSEDSGLDDSSYRSPLEEPESAVEREIRLTLEREEKHRRERGMITQGLTIPRPSTLQTGRSPPRPPACRTPTLSVSPSASSSSSLPRSLYHEMTANNVIILEPDSTSRNRLLTTAVSGLSDWPASLDSGSTANVIVVETSNLIIRSASEFCLSSPPVGAETQESTFTSNPFFKLRSLSSQSLVEQEIRMVRQREEEWRRQREEMWKKRREEEWRKGRERYDTVLVSPGLNENISFTVPEVADRCVSSPSSPSRTRKMERSSLSCDHKFPPSLSSVPRRQNAMAQRWEASLLANQKKD; encoded by the exons ATGGAGATCAGCTCATCGCCAATGCTAACAGACCTAGAAAGAGAAAACTTGGTTAGCTGCCACAGCCAGGAAATGGATGGACTCCATTACCCAGAAGCTCAGAAGCCAGTCAGTGATGAGCGAGAAACAGATGAGGCTGCGGAGACAGAAAGTGACAGAAGAAATGGAGAGGAGTGTGATTATCTTGTGTTCGAGATAGGAGAGAAGAATAAAAGaggcgaagaagaagaagtagaagacataggaggaagaggagaaggtgaAGGAGATGCTGAAGACATAAAAGAGGATGTAACTGAAGATAtaggagaggaaaaggaggaagatgaCTGGAGGAAAGAAATAGAAGAACATGAAACTAAAGAGGACACAGAGGAAGAAACACAAGGAGAAGATGGAGGGAGAGCAGAAGATGGATATGGAGACGAGGAAGCCAGCAGCCTGTCAGAACTCCTCTTCATGTCTGACAGTGTTCCAGCAGCAGAGGCCACacttgtgacctttgaccccccagAGCAGCCGGCAGCCACCATGCTGCAGGAGTGCTGGGGTCAGGACCTCGGCAACAGAGACGACCTTAGCGACAGTCACCTTAGCGACTGCCTCCAGGCCGAGCTGGCTGTCATATACTCGGACAGCGATGCGGGCGATGACCAATGGGCAGCCTTCCCCAACCAAGGAGGAtgtgagacaggaggaggaggagagggggatgAAGAGGAAAGGAAAGAGCAGGAGATGggaaaagaggagcagagggAGGAAGAGATGGAGGAATCTAGCATAGCGACGGATGAAGAGCAGATGAAGTCCAGGAGAGATCTGTTCCTCCGGTCTCCTTCTGCCAGCTCTACAGCGAGCTCCACAGACCCTGAAAGAagg GTCCCTGCTGATTTCAGTGTTCAACAGGAGAACCTCAGTGAAAATGTCTCCACTGAGCACGTTGACTTTATATTGGCCCGTCAGCAGTGGAAGAAAATGGAggcggaggtcaaaggtcagcccaTTCCCAAACCGGGGCTGAAAGCTCAGGGGAGCTTCCGGGGAACCCACAGTTCACTTTACCCTCCCACTCGAAGCCCCCGAATCAAACACAG ATG GGAAATCCAGCCACCAGTGCCCAGGGAACCCCCTCTGTCCTCCACACTTTCCCCAGGCTCCGAGGACTCAGGACTGGATGACTCGTCGTATCGCAGCCCTCTGGAAGAGCCAGAGAGCGCTGTGGAACGAGAGATCCGACTGACACTGGAGCGAGAAGAAAAGCACCGCAGGGAGAGGGGGATGATCACACAGGGGCTGACAATACCCAG ACCATCCACCCTCCAAACAGGACGATCTCCACCTCGGCCTCCAGCCTGCCGCACCCCAACCCTGTCCGTCTCCCCGTCcgcctccagctcctcctccctGCCTCGATCCCTTTACCATGAAATGACGGCCAATAACGTCATCATCCTCGAGCCTGACTCCACCTCCAGGAACCGGCTCCTTACCACTGCCGTCAGCGGTCTCTCTGATTGGCCGGCTAGCCTTGATTCTGGCTCTACCGCCAATGTCATCGTCGTGGAAACCTCCAATCTGATCATTCGCAGTGCTTCAGAGTTCTGCCTCAGCTCCCCTCCGGTGGGTGCGGAAACACAGGAGAGCACTTTCACGTCCAATCCGTTTTTTAAGCTGCGCTCCCTCAGCAGCCAGTCACTGGTGGAGCAGGAGATCAGAATGGTGAGGCAGagggaggaggagtggaggaggcaACGGGAGGAAAtgtggaagaagaggagggaggaggagtggaggaaaGGAAGAGAACGCTACGATACTGTTCTGGTGTCTCCAGGCCTCAACGAAAACATCAGCTTTACTG